A portion of the Homalodisca vitripennis isolate AUS2020 chromosome 2, UT_GWSS_2.1, whole genome shotgun sequence genome contains these proteins:
- the LOC124354275 gene encoding uncharacterized protein LOC124354275, with product MDVVPEWLDKAFLSKVLQGGEDKEPKVTVVSFSAKPAIAAGDNFSSYIFRVLVHYKVGSATEEESKSLIVKLPVKEGLIFEIAGQTQFYNKEDVYYGELLGKMIDKIKCEFTAKSYYSPIKGIIVLEDLKPDYFVADKIKQLDLAHSKLVYIALAKFHAAAVAIYHEEPKLIESVGGECFYIEGGPLQKWIEYGCKALGEYLNEVEGCKEYADFFLSRADNIWKLAMEGVKPKPGRFNVLNHGDVWVNNMMFKYNTNKEPIDVKLLDFQISRYATPVFDLMYFMYTSANDDVRDNHQLELFELYVKTLNEGLEQVGCKERLTIEEIKEDIKAAPAWFITTMAFAVTPITVHGTEDGESYEGITTENIVAGKCDPIFKRMYNCKRLKEIIPVLARQYFKFLKSA from the coding sequence ATGGATGTGGTTCCTGAGTGGCTTGACAAAGCCTTCCTGTCCAAAGTTCTTCAAGGAGGTGAAGACAAGGAACCGAAAGTGACAGTGGTCAGTTTCAGTGCAAAACCTGCTATTGCTGCCGGTGACAACTTCTCAAGCTATATTTTCCGAGTATTGGTGCATTACAAAGTGGGTAGCGCAACTGAAGAAGAATCAAAATCACTCATTGTTAAATTACCAGTAAAAGAAGGATTGATTTTTGAAATAGCTGGTCAAACACAGTTCTACAATAAAGAAGATGTGTACTATGGAGAGTTGTTGGGTAAAATGATAGACAAAATCAAGTGTGAGtttacagcaaaaagttactacaGTCCAATCAAGGGTATAATTGTGTTAGAAGACTTGAAGCCTGACTATTTCGTGGCTGATAAAATCAAGCAGTTAGATCTTGCACACAGCAAATTGGTTTACATTGCTTTAGCTAAATTCCATGCTGCAGCTGTTGCCATTTATCATGAGGAACCAAAGTTGATTGAATCAGTTGGTGGAGAGTGCTTTTATATTGAGGGTGGGCCATTACAGAAGTGGATTGAATATGGTTGCAAGGCTCTTGGTGAGTACTTGAATGAAGTAGAAGGCTGCAAAGAATATGCAGACTTTTTTCTCAGCAGAGCAGACAATATATGGAAGCTAGCCATGGAAGGCGTGAAGCCTAAACCAGGACGCTTCAATGTCCTGAACCATGGAGATGTATGGGTCAATAATATGATGTTTAAATACAATACGAACAAAGAACCAATTGATGTCAAGCTTTTggattttcaaatttcaagataTGCAACCCCAGTGTTTGATTTGATGTACTTCATGTATACTAGTGCTAATGATGATGTGAGAGACAATCATCAACTGGAGTTGTTCGAGCTCTACGTAAAGACTCTGAACGAGGGCTTAGAGCAGGTTGGATGTAAGGAGAGGTTGACAATTGAAGAAATAAAGGAAGACATCAAGGCTGCACCAGCGTGGTTCATTACGACCATGGCTTTTGCAGTTACCCCTATCACTGTTCATGGTACTGAGGATGGTGAAAGCTATGAAGGAATCACCACTGAAAACATTGTTGCTGGCAAGTGTGatcctatttttaaaagaatgtacAACTGTAAGCGTCTTAAAGAAATCATTCCAGTTTTGGCGaggcaatattttaaattcttgaaaaGTGCTTAA